In Vibrio chagasii, the sequence GCATTCGGCTTGCCATCAACAATGGCATTACCTACCGCGTGCAACAAGTGAGTTTTACCTAGGCCGGTGCCACCGTATAGAAATAGTGGGTTGTATGCCGCGCCTGGGTTATCTGCCACCTGACGTGCTGCAGCCAAACCAAGTTGGTTCGACTTACCCTCAACGAAGTTATTGAACTTGTGCTTAGGGTTGACGTTTGAACGGTGGTTGATGTCCACATCCACAGGCTCTTCATCGCGCCATGTGTTATGAACAGGCTTACGAGCTTGCAGCTGTGCAGGCGCCGAAGACTCTGCCGCTACATCTGCAGCAGTACGAGTTGGCGCAGGAGCCGATGCAGGTGTTGCCGGCTTAGGTGCCGATACACGCTTGCTGCCTACTTCAAAATGCAGATGCGGGATATCGTTGCCGCAATATTCTTGCAGCAGACGGTTAATGCTATTTAAGTACTTATCACGAACCCAATCGAGTACGAAACGGTTCGGTGCAAATAGAGTTAGAGTATTGTCATTGAGCTCCGCTTGTAACGGACGAACCCACATACTGAATTCTGTAGCTGGTAACTCTTCTTGAAGCTGTTGCAAACACTGCAACCAAAGCGAAGATGACACGGTGCCCCCACTCTATTTAAGTAATATGAAATGACTGCTAATTTTACCTGTTGATAAGTCAGATCACCAGCAATTGATCACAGATCCAGTGAATAAGATCCAAGTTATTCACAATAAATTTGTAATTAACCGGCGGATCCGCACATCTTGCCCCTAATTTACTCACACAACGATCCACTTATGCCCGGATCCTTGCTAGTTATCCCCAAAACGAGAATGCGATCTAGTTATGGTTAATAACATCTGGTTATTTATTCTATCGAGCAATTTACCAGTAACATCCAATCCCATAAATATAAGGAGTTACCAAATGAATAACTGGATTAAGGCTGCAATTGCGGCTATCGCACTCTCTGCTGCTACTGTTCAAGCTGCGACTGAAGTTAAAGTCGGCATGTCTGGTCGCTACTTCCCATTTACTTTTGTTAAACAAGACCAGCTACAAGGTTTTGAAGTGGATTTATGGGATGAGATCGGTAAACGTAACGACTACAAGGTTGAGTACGTGACAGCGAACTTCTCTGGTCTGTTTGGTCTTCTTGAAACGGGTCGAATTGATACCATTTCTAACCAAATTACAATGACGGATGCACGTAAAGCGAAATACCTATTCGCAGACCCATACGTAGTAGACGGCGCACAAATTACCGTTCGTAAGGGTAATGACAGCATTAAAGGTATCGAAGACCTTGAAGGCAAAACGGTTGCGGTAAACCTAGGCTCGAACTTTGAACAACTGCTACGCAGCTACGACAAAGATGGCAAGATCAACGTGAAAACCTACGACACAGGCATTGAACACGATGTCGCTCTTGGCCGTGCCGATGCATTCGTTATGGATCGCCTATCTGCACTAGAGCTTATCAAGAAGACTGGTCTACCATTACAGCTAGCAGGTCAGCCATTCGAAACGATTGAAAATGCTTGGCCTTTCGTAGACAACGATAACGGTAAGAAACTACAAGCCGAAGTAAACGAAGCATTAGCAGCAATGCGCGCAGATGGTACGCTAGAAAGTATCTCTCAGAAATGGTTTGGTGCGGACATTACTCAGAAGTAATCACTCACTCTCCATTCAAGGCCCACTGCTTTATACAGCGGTGGGCTTTTGCTTTTATATCACTGATAAAAACGCTTGATATCACGCGGCTTCCAATAAAAATACGAGATAGATTATGGGATTTGATTTTAACTACATGCTAGAGCTGCTACCGATACTGTTGAAGTATCTTGGCACCACCATGGAGATGGCGATTTGGGGCTTGTTCTTTGCTCTGATCCTGTCTGTGATACTGGCAAACATTCGTGTGTTCAAAATCCCAGTACTCGACCAACTCAGCCAACTTTATATTAGCTTCTTCCGTGGCACCCCACTTCTGGTTCAGCTATTCCTCCTTTATTACGGTTTACCTCAGGTGTTCCCGTGGATGGTTGGCTTAGATGCATTCAGTGCTGCAGTCATTGGTTTAACCCTGCACTTTGCCGCTTACATGGCAGAAAGTATTCGCGCCGCGATTATCGGTATTGATCGCAGCCAGATGGAAGCGAGCCTTTCGGTAGGTATGACGACGAGCCAAGCGATGCGCCGAGTGATCTTGCCGCAAGCGACCCGTGTCGCTCTGCCTTCTCTGATGAACTACTTCATCGACATGATCAAATCGACCTCACTTGCCTTTACGCTAGGCGTGGCTGAGATTATGGCTAAGGCTCAAATGGAGGCATCTTCAAGCTTCCGTTTCTTCGAGGCTTTCTTGGCAGTTGCTCTTATTTACTGGGGTGTGGTGGTTATCCTAACTCGTATTCAAATCTGGGCCGAAGTGAAACTGAATAAGGCATACGTACGATGATCAAATTACAAAATATCCACAAGCACTTTGGTGACACCGAAGTTCTCAAAGGGATCGACCTAGAAATCAAGCAAGGTGAGATCATTGTTATCATAGGTTCGAGTGGTACAGGTAAGTCGACACTACTGCGCTGTGTGAACTTTCTTGAGCAAGCCGACCAAGGCACGATCTCGATTGATGACATCAAAGTCGATGCCCAAAAGCATACCAAAGCAGAGGTGCTAGCACTGCGACGTAAGACTGGCTTTGTTTTCCAAAACTATGCCCTATTTGCTCACCAAACCGCCAAGCAGAACATTGCTGAAGGTTTGATTACAGTGCGTGGTTGGAAGAAGCAGCAAGCCTATGAAAAAGCACAACAAATACTGGATGATATCGGCCTAGGTGACAAAGCAGACAGCTACCCAGCAGCGCTTTCTGGCGGTCAGCAGCAACGTGTTGGTATTGGCCGTGCAATGGCACTCCAACCAGAGCTTTTACTGTTTGATGAACCAACTTCTGCGCTGGATCCTGAGTGGGTTGGCGAAGTACTTAACCTGATGAAAAAATTGGCAAACCAGCATCAAACCATGCTGGTGGTTACTCATGAAATGCAGTTCGCTAGAGAGGTCGCAGACCGAGTGATCTTCATGGCTGACGGCCATATTGTCGAGCAGGGATCTCCACAGGATATTTTTGGTAATCCACAAGATCCTAAATTAAAAAAATTCCTAAATAAGGTTGGGATCGACTAAGGATCCTTGTGATTTTAGTTATTCTACGTATAATCCCCCGACCGGAATTTTAGTTAACCCAATCATTGACACTTTTTGTGACAGTGATTACAATTCCGCCTCTTTGTTGAGAGGCGTCGGTTTTCCTTTCTTATATAAAGAAGAGAAAAAATGCCCACGCCGGGTTTAACAAAAACCTAAAACTACTGATCAGTAAGGTAATTACAATGAAACGCACTTTTCAACCTACAGTTCTAAAGCGTAAGCGTACTCACGGTTTCCGTGCTCGCATGGCTACTAAGAACGGTCGCGCAACAATCAATGCACGTCGTGCAAAAGGCCGTAAGCGTCTTTCTAAGTAATCTTTGATTATTTTGAATAAGCTAGCCTTCGGTCGGGAGTTACGCTTGTTAACTCCCGAACATTATCAAAATGTCTTCAAGCAAGCTCATCGAGCTGGCTCTCCTCATTTCACCATCATTGCTCGAAATAACTCTCTTTCAAATCCTCGCCTTGGATTAGCCGTTCCGAAAAAACAGATTAAAACCGCCGTGGGTCGTAATCGATTCAAGCGTCTTACTCGTGAAAGTTTTCGTAACACTCAGCACAAACTTCCTAACAAAGATTTTGTTGTAATCGCTAAGAAGAGCGCGCAAGATTTAAGCAATGAAGAAATGTTCAAGCTACTCGACAAATTATGGCTTCGCCTGTCTCGCCCTTCGCGTGGATAGCGCTAATACCCATCTATTTTTATAGATGGTTTATTAGTCCACTCATCGGCCCACGCTGCCGATTTACTCCAACCTGCTCTTTATATGCGATAGAAGCGTTGAAAGCTCACGGTTTTGTAAAAGGGTGTTGGTTATCAGGCAAACGTCTATTAAAATGCCATCCTTTGAACGATGGGGGCTTTGACCCCGTTCCACCAGTCCAAAAACAAGACAGAGATAAATAACGATGGATTCTCAACGTAATATCCTGTTAATCGCATTGGCTTTGGTTTCTTTCCTACTTTTCCAACAATGGAATGTAGCTAAGAACCCAGCTCCACAAGCGGTTGAGCAGGCACAATCTGGCAGCACCCTACCAGCGCCATCTTATGCAGATGATCTAGACCCGGCTCCTGGTCAAGTTGCTTCTTCTGCAAAAACTATCACAGTGACCACTGATGTACTGACTCTGTCAATTGATACGGTTGGTGGTGATGTTGTGAAAGCAGACCTAAATGATTACTCAGCTGAGTTTGATTCTGAAGAGAGCTTTGTTCTTCTTAAGAATGAACCAGGCCACCAATTTATCGCTCAAAGCGGTCTAGTTGGTCCTCAAGGTATCGACCTTAGCAGCACAAACCGCCCTAGCTACACGGTTTCAGCAGACAGCTTTACGCTGGCTGACGGTCAGGATGAACTACGCATCCCAATGACTTACCAAGCGAACGGCCTAGATTACACAAAAACATTCATCCTTAAGCGCGGCAGCTACGCGATTGACGTTGAATACGATGTAGTCAACAACTCTGGCAACAACGCGACATTCGGTATGTACGCTCACCTACGTCAAAACGTTATGGATGACGGCGGTAGCCTAACAATGCCAACTTACCGTGGTGGTGCTTACTCTACGGAAGATACGCGTTACAAGAAATACAGCTTCGACGACATGCAAGATCGCAACCTGTCTCTTAACCTAGCAAATGGTCAAGGTTGGGCAGCGATGATTCAACACTACTTTGCAAGTGCTTGGATCCCACGCGACGAAGCAGGCAGCAACCTTTACACTCGTGTAATCGGTAACCTAGGCGACATCGGTGTTCGTATGCCGAACAAAACCATCGCTAACGGTGACGAAGCAAGCTTTAAAGCAACGCTTTGGGTTGGTCCAAAACTTCAAGACCAAATGGCAGCAACTGCACCAAACCTAGACTTGGTAGTAGATTACGGCTGGCTATGGTTCATTGCTAAACCACTTCATACTCTGCTTTCGTTCATTCAAAGCTTCGTATCGAACTGGGGTGTGGCAATCATCATCCTAACTTTCATCGTTCGTGGTGCTATGTACCCACTAACGAAAGCTCAGTACACGTCTATGGCGAAAATGCGTATGCTTCAGCCTAAGCTGACTGCAATGCGTGAGCGTATCGGCGACGACCGTCAACGCATGAGCCAAGAAATGATGGAGCTTTACAAGAAAGAGAAAGTAAACCCACTAGGTGGCTGTTTACCTATCCTCCTGCAAATGCCTATCTTCATTTCGCTATACTGGGCACTAATGGAGTCTGTTGAACTGCGTCACTCACCGTTCTTCGGTTGGATTACTGACCTTTCAGCGCAAGACCCATACTACATCTTGCCACTTCTGATGGGTGCTTCAATGTTCCTAATCCAGAAGATGAGCCCGACAACTGTAACGGATCCAATGCAGCAGAAGATCATGACCTTTATGCCGGTTATGTTCACATTCTTCTTCCTGTTCTTCCCTTCAGGTCTGGTTCTTTACTGGCTAGTATCGAACATCGTAACTCTGATTCAGCAAACGCTTATCTACCGCGCGCTGGAAAAGAAAGGCTTACATTCTAAGTAAGTTCGATAGTAGAAAGAGCTAAAGAAAGGCGACCAAAAGGTCGCCTTTTTGTTTTTAGCTGATTACAATTCAGCTAATTGATTAATCGTGAATGCCCTTTTTCGCGTTCACATGCTAGCAGGCACAACTATGACTACAGATACGATTGTTGCTCAAGCGACCGCGCCCGGCCGTGGTGGCGTCGGTATTATCCGCGTTTCCGGCCCATTAGCGACTCAGGTTGCCCTAGAAGTAACGGGAAAAACACTTAAGCCTCGCTACGCTGAGTACCTACCTTTTAAATCTGGCGATGGCATCGAGCTCGACCAAGGTATCGCGCTCTACTTCCCTAACCCGCACTCTTTTACCGGTGAAGATGTCCTAGAGCTGCAAGGTCACGGTGGCCCAGTGGTTATGGATATGCTCATCAAACGCATCCTGGGGATCTCTGGTGTGCGTGCAGCTCGTCCTGGTGAGTTCTCAGAGCGTGCGTTCTTAAACGACAAGATGGACTTAACCCAAGCCGAAGCGATCGCTGACTTGATTGACGCAAGCTCAGAAGAAGCGGCTAAATCCGCACTGCAATCTCTTCAAGGTGAGTTCTCAAAACGCATTAACACCCTAGTCGATTCACTGATTCACCTGCGTATCTATGTTGAAGCGGCTATCGACTTCCCAGAAGAAGAAATCGACTTTCTGGCAGACGGTAAAGTAAGTGCTGACTTACAGGCTATCATCGACAACCTAGAGGCAGTACGC encodes:
- the yidC gene encoding membrane protein insertase YidC, which encodes MDSQRNILLIALALVSFLLFQQWNVAKNPAPQAVEQAQSGSTLPAPSYADDLDPAPGQVASSAKTITVTTDVLTLSIDTVGGDVVKADLNDYSAEFDSEESFVLLKNEPGHQFIAQSGLVGPQGIDLSSTNRPSYTVSADSFTLADGQDELRIPMTYQANGLDYTKTFILKRGSYAIDVEYDVVNNSGNNATFGMYAHLRQNVMDDGGSLTMPTYRGGAYSTEDTRYKKYSFDDMQDRNLSLNLANGQGWAAMIQHYFASAWIPRDEAGSNLYTRVIGNLGDIGVRMPNKTIANGDEASFKATLWVGPKLQDQMAATAPNLDLVVDYGWLWFIAKPLHTLLSFIQSFVSNWGVAIIILTFIVRGAMYPLTKAQYTSMAKMRMLQPKLTAMRERIGDDRQRMSQEMMELYKKEKVNPLGGCLPILLQMPIFISLYWALMESVELRHSPFFGWITDLSAQDPYYILPLLMGASMFLIQKMSPTTVTDPMQQKIMTFMPVMFTFFFLFFPSGLVLYWLVSNIVTLIQQTLIYRALEKKGLHSK
- the yidD gene encoding membrane protein insertion efficiency factor YidD, translated to MASPVSPFAWIALIPIYFYRWFISPLIGPRCRFTPTCSLYAIEALKAHGFVKGCWLSGKRLLKCHPLNDGGFDPVPPVQKQDRDK
- a CDS encoding amino acid ABC transporter ATP-binding protein, giving the protein MIKLQNIHKHFGDTEVLKGIDLEIKQGEIIVIIGSSGTGKSTLLRCVNFLEQADQGTISIDDIKVDAQKHTKAEVLALRRKTGFVFQNYALFAHQTAKQNIAEGLITVRGWKKQQAYEKAQQILDDIGLGDKADSYPAALSGGQQQRVGIGRAMALQPELLLFDEPTSALDPEWVGEVLNLMKKLANQHQTMLVVTHEMQFAREVADRVIFMADGHIVEQGSPQDIFGNPQDPKLKKFLNKVGID
- the rnpA gene encoding ribonuclease P protein component yields the protein MLTPEHYQNVFKQAHRAGSPHFTIIARNNSLSNPRLGLAVPKKQIKTAVGRNRFKRLTRESFRNTQHKLPNKDFVVIAKKSAQDLSNEEMFKLLDKLWLRLSRPSRG
- a CDS encoding amino acid ABC transporter substrate-binding protein; translation: MNNWIKAAIAAIALSAATVQAATEVKVGMSGRYFPFTFVKQDQLQGFEVDLWDEIGKRNDYKVEYVTANFSGLFGLLETGRIDTISNQITMTDARKAKYLFADPYVVDGAQITVRKGNDSIKGIEDLEGKTVAVNLGSNFEQLLRSYDKDGKINVKTYDTGIEHDVALGRADAFVMDRLSALELIKKTGLPLQLAGQPFETIENAWPFVDNDNGKKLQAEVNEALAAMRADGTLESISQKWFGADITQK
- the rpmH gene encoding 50S ribosomal protein L34, coding for MKRTFQPTVLKRKRTHGFRARMATKNGRATINARRAKGRKRLSK
- a CDS encoding amino acid ABC transporter permease produces the protein MGFDFNYMLELLPILLKYLGTTMEMAIWGLFFALILSVILANIRVFKIPVLDQLSQLYISFFRGTPLLVQLFLLYYGLPQVFPWMVGLDAFSAAVIGLTLHFAAYMAESIRAAIIGIDRSQMEASLSVGMTTSQAMRRVILPQATRVALPSLMNYFIDMIKSTSLAFTLGVAEIMAKAQMEASSSFRFFEAFLAVALIYWGVVVILTRIQIWAEVKLNKAYVR